From one Caldithrix abyssi DSM 13497 genomic stretch:
- the dnaK gene encoding molecular chaperone DnaK, which produces MGKIIGIDLGTTNSVVAVMEGGEPVVIPNAEGARTTPSVVAFTKKGERLVGAPAKRQAVTNPENTIFSIKRFMGRFYNEVEKEIKEVPYKVERGNNNVVVVEVMGKKYTPPEISAMILQKMKQTAEEYLGEKVTEAVITVPAYFNDAQRQATKDAGRIAGLEVKRIINEPTAAALAYGLDKKKDEKIAVFDLGGGTFDISILEIGDGVFEVKSTNGDTHLGGDDFDQRVIEWLADEFQKQEGVDLRKDPMALQRLKEAAEKAKIELSSTMQTEINLPFITATESGPKHLTMTLTRAKFEQLIDDLLQKTIPPCEQALKDAGLTAKDIDEVILVGGSTRIPKVQEMVRDFFGKEPHKGVNPDEVVAIGAAIQGAVLTGEVKDVLLLDVIPLSLGIETLGGVMTKLIEANTTIPTRKSEIFSTAADNQSTVEIHVLQGERPMAADNRTLGRFILDGIPPAPRGVPQIEVTFDVDANGILHVTAKDKATGKEQSIRIEASSGLTEEEIERMKREAQQHAAEDKKRKEEIETKNQADTVIYQTEKQLKDLQDKMAPEDKAKLETALGRLKEAHKAGNVDEMKSAMEQVNTTWNEIAQKLYSTAGAGAQQQPGPEAQAGAAGGASAGGQQQTSTDDKKVEDADYEVIDDDNKN; this is translated from the coding sequence ATGGGTAAAATAATTGGAATTGATTTGGGAACGACCAACTCGGTGGTCGCCGTAATGGAAGGCGGCGAGCCGGTAGTGATTCCTAATGCGGAGGGGGCACGCACCACGCCTTCGGTTGTGGCTTTTACAAAAAAAGGCGAACGTTTGGTGGGCGCTCCTGCTAAACGACAGGCTGTAACCAATCCTGAAAACACGATTTTTTCCATTAAACGTTTTATGGGACGTTTTTACAACGAAGTTGAAAAAGAAATTAAAGAAGTGCCATACAAGGTAGAGCGGGGCAACAACAATGTGGTTGTTGTCGAGGTGATGGGTAAAAAGTACACCCCACCTGAAATTTCGGCAATGATTCTGCAGAAGATGAAACAAACGGCAGAAGAGTATCTGGGCGAAAAAGTAACCGAAGCCGTAATTACCGTTCCTGCTTATTTTAATGACGCGCAGCGTCAGGCAACTAAAGATGCCGGAAGAATCGCCGGACTGGAAGTGAAGCGTATTATCAATGAGCCGACGGCCGCAGCCCTGGCCTATGGTCTGGATAAAAAGAAGGATGAAAAGATCGCCGTATTTGACCTGGGCGGCGGTACGTTCGATATTTCCATCCTGGAAATTGGCGACGGCGTGTTCGAAGTGAAATCCACCAACGGCGATACGCATCTCGGCGGCGACGATTTTGATCAACGCGTCATCGAATGGTTGGCCGACGAATTCCAGAAACAGGAAGGCGTTGATCTGCGTAAAGATCCAATGGCTTTACAGCGTTTAAAAGAAGCGGCAGAAAAGGCTAAAATTGAACTGTCTTCCACCATGCAGACGGAAATTAACCTGCCGTTCATTACAGCAACAGAATCCGGTCCTAAGCATTTGACCATGACGCTGACGCGCGCCAAGTTCGAACAGTTGATCGACGATTTGCTGCAAAAGACCATTCCGCCCTGTGAGCAGGCTTTGAAGGATGCTGGTTTAACGGCAAAAGACATCGACGAAGTGATTCTGGTAGGTGGTTCTACGCGTATCCCGAAAGTGCAGGAAATGGTGCGTGATTTCTTCGGTAAAGAACCACACAAAGGGGTTAATCCGGATGAAGTGGTGGCCATTGGCGCTGCCATCCAGGGCGCTGTTTTAACCGGCGAAGTAAAAGACGTACTGCTGTTAGACGTCATTCCGCTGTCGCTGGGTATCGAAACTCTGGGTGGTGTAATGACCAAGTTGATCGAAGCCAACACCACCATCCCGACCAGAAAATCCGAAATTTTCTCCACAGCGGCGGATAATCAATCAACCGTGGAAATCCACGTGCTGCAAGGCGAACGACCGATGGCAGCCGACAACCGAACGCTGGGCCGTTTTATCCTGGATGGAATTCCGCCGGCTCCGCGCGGCGTGCCTCAAATTGAGGTGACCTTTGACGTGGACGCTAACGGCATTTTGCATGTAACGGCTAAAGACAAGGCAACCGGCAAAGAACAGAGCATCCGTATTGAGGCATCGAGCGGTCTGACCGAAGAAGAAATCGAACGCATGAAACGCGAAGCTCAGCAGCACGCGGCCGAAGATAAAAAACGTAAAGAAGAGATCGAAACCAAAAACCAGGCCGATACGGTTATTTACCAGACAGAAAAGCAGTTGAAAGATTTACAGGACAAAATGGCGCCGGAAGATAAGGCAAAACTGGAAACGGCTCTGGGACGATTAAAAGAAGCGCATAAGGCGGGCAACGTGGACGAGATGAAATCGGCCATGGAACAGGTTAATACGACCTGGAATGAAATTGCTCAAAAGCTGTATTCCACGGCTGGCGCGGGCGCCCAGCAGCAACCGGGCCCGGAAGCGCAGGCTGGCGCAGCAGGCGGCGCAAGCGCCGGTGGGCAGCAACAGACCTCGACCGACGATAAAAAGGTAGAAGACGCCGATTACGAAGTCATCGACGACGACAACAAAAATTAA
- a CDS encoding MarR family winged helix-turn-helix transcriptional regulator, giving the protein MQTEYIDELTNAFTRLIHYFHHMAGQVFRLSDLSLAQYRVLMLLYHYQPMTVGQLKQKLGNAQSSVSEMLLRMEEQGLVIRRPNPKDRRQTLLRLSRKAREMIKTRKEKMGDVYQKIIEGKSEEEIEELLTLLTRLLNLLEKNEHLS; this is encoded by the coding sequence ATGCAAACAGAATACATCGATGAACTGACCAATGCGTTTACACGTTTAATCCATTATTTCCATCACATGGCCGGACAGGTTTTCAGATTAAGCGACCTGTCTCTGGCGCAGTACCGCGTTCTTATGTTGCTGTACCACTATCAGCCCATGACCGTCGGTCAACTTAAACAAAAATTAGGCAACGCCCAGAGTTCGGTGAGCGAAATGCTGCTGCGCATGGAGGAACAGGGGCTGGTAATTCGCAGGCCCAATCCCAAAGACCGCAGGCAGACTTTATTGAGACTTTCTCGTAAAGCCAGGGAAATGATCAAAACACGCAAGGAAAAAATGGGGGACGTTTACCAAAAAATTATTGAGGGCAAGTCAGAAGAGGAAATTGAAGAACTGCTTACCCTTTTAACGCGATTGTTGAATTTGCTGGAAAAAAACGAGCATCTATCATAG
- a CDS encoding TolC family protein gives MKVKYLFLFIVFIGVSRTAAQDKWALSECLRAAYQANHLLKAVTYQEQQARMQLNISKAQRMPVVNMLSGYTRIGRLTTIEFSTSPDAPPRKLTFGTPNRMNLDVRLQMPLFTWQRIKNSITLATLGLQMNSLEKEKQKLSLTAQVLQAYYGALFGKKILELTRQNVQRTEEYLNITQRRYAAGQLPKLELLRARVKLKNEQSRLQSARAEYEKSLAFLARVTGKSPGSIEPDGQIKFVPLTVDEHEYVQRALEKRPELRQLHGQKAMLATQQKIAGAGNKPNLGLVSSYSVMNGFDPMNPEKFYTNYNIGLQLSWPLFDGFKARFQAQGLYYNQKALEEQTKEIEENIKLQIRQALISLKQATQKIESQKANIELASEALSLAQKQYNQGVISSLDLLDAQKALLQTEMAYWQAVFSHILAKIELCKATANFSVFEDQM, from the coding sequence ATGAAAGTAAAATATCTTTTCCTGTTCATTGTGTTTATCGGGGTTAGCCGAACAGCGGCGCAGGACAAGTGGGCGTTGAGCGAATGCTTGCGAGCTGCGTACCAGGCTAATCATCTTTTAAAAGCCGTGACTTATCAGGAGCAACAGGCCCGCATGCAGCTTAATATCAGCAAAGCGCAACGGATGCCGGTGGTAAATATGCTTTCCGGCTACACGCGCATCGGGCGTTTAACGACCATAGAGTTTTCTACATCGCCGGATGCTCCTCCGCGTAAATTGACCTTTGGCACTCCCAATCGGATGAATCTGGATGTTCGATTACAGATGCCGCTTTTTACCTGGCAGCGTATTAAAAACAGCATTACACTGGCAACGCTTGGCTTGCAGATGAATTCGCTGGAAAAAGAAAAGCAGAAATTAAGCCTTACGGCGCAGGTTTTGCAGGCCTATTACGGCGCTCTGTTCGGTAAAAAGATCCTCGAATTGACGCGGCAAAATGTACAGAGAACCGAAGAATATTTAAACATCACGCAAAGGCGTTACGCCGCCGGTCAGTTGCCCAAACTGGAGCTGCTGCGCGCCCGCGTTAAATTGAAAAACGAACAAAGCCGTTTACAATCTGCGCGCGCAGAGTACGAAAAGAGTCTGGCCTTTTTGGCCAGAGTGACGGGCAAGTCTCCCGGAAGCATCGAGCCCGATGGTCAGATAAAATTTGTGCCGCTGACAGTCGATGAACATGAATACGTGCAGCGCGCGCTGGAAAAACGACCGGAACTGAGGCAGCTGCACGGGCAAAAGGCCATGCTGGCCACGCAGCAAAAGATCGCCGGCGCGGGCAATAAACCCAATTTAGGTCTGGTTTCCAGTTATTCGGTAATGAATGGTTTTGATCCCATGAATCCCGAAAAATTTTACACCAACTACAACATCGGACTGCAATTGAGCTGGCCGTTGTTTGACGGATTCAAAGCCCGTTTTCAGGCGCAGGGTCTGTACTACAATCAAAAGGCGCTGGAGGAGCAGACAAAAGAAATCGAAGAGAACATCAAATTGCAAATCCGCCAGGCCTTAATTTCGCTTAAGCAGGCAACGCAAAAGATCGAATCTCAAAAAGCAAATATTGAGCTGGCGAGCGAGGCGCTTAGCCTGGCGCAAAAGCAGTACAATCAGGGCGTTATTTCCTCGCTCGATTTACTGGACGCGCAAAAGGCCCTGTTGCAAACAGAAATGGCCTACTGGCAGGCCGTATTCAGCCATATTTTAGCCAAGATCGAATTGTGTAAGGCCACCGCTAATTTTTCAGTGTTTGAAGATCAAATGTAA
- a CDS encoding efflux RND transporter periplasmic adaptor subunit translates to MRSCIIAFLVLNMLVSCGKKEEKEQAQQPVAIKKNKIVKVVTKRVQKVSVTETKKAYGYAVPFKSVDVFSKVNGVVLKKFRELGETVNAGDVLAVVRQDIPGMEFADHEVKANLSGTIFKDFTEEGATVTVQKPLFNLARLDPILAEIKIPEEWLTRINFEQPINVNLEAFPTQTFQARLYRLLPQNDSKSRSAIARLKISNPNLKIKPGMFVTAEFKFSRHDALVIPVDALVRSGLEYYVFKVQNNVVHKQLVQPGELFGRNQEILNGLQANESVVVFGQNLLEDGVQVEVEEVQ, encoded by the coding sequence ATGCGTTCATGCATCATTGCCTTTCTTGTTTTAAATATGCTTGTATCCTGCGGCAAAAAGGAAGAAAAAGAACAGGCCCAGCAGCCGGTTGCAATCAAGAAAAACAAAATCGTAAAAGTGGTAACCAAACGCGTTCAAAAAGTAAGTGTGACAGAAACAAAAAAGGCGTACGGATATGCCGTGCCTTTTAAAAGCGTGGATGTCTTCTCCAAAGTGAACGGCGTGGTTCTTAAAAAATTTCGTGAACTTGGCGAAACGGTTAACGCCGGCGATGTATTGGCTGTGGTCAGGCAGGACATTCCGGGTATGGAGTTTGCCGACCATGAAGTTAAGGCCAATTTGAGCGGCACCATTTTTAAGGATTTTACGGAAGAAGGGGCAACCGTAACCGTGCAAAAGCCGTTATTCAATCTGGCCCGGCTCGATCCCATCCTGGCCGAGATAAAGATTCCGGAAGAATGGCTGACGCGGATTAATTTTGAACAGCCGATAAACGTCAATCTCGAAGCGTTTCCCACGCAGACCTTTCAGGCGCGGCTTTATCGGCTGCTTCCGCAAAATGATTCGAAATCCAGAAGCGCCATTGCTCGCTTAAAAATCTCAAATCCAAACTTAAAAATAAAGCCAGGCATGTTTGTAACCGCGGAGTTTAAATTTTCCCGGCACGATGCTTTGGTTATTCCCGTTGATGCTCTGGTCCGTTCCGGGCTGGAATATTACGTTTTTAAAGTTCAGAATAATGTTGTTCATAAACAACTGGTACAACCGGGAGAATTATTTGGCAGAAACCAGGAAATATTAAACGGGCTGCAGGCCAATGAGTCCGTGGTGGTGTTCGGACAAAATTTATTGGAAGACGGGGTGCAAGTAGAGGTAGAGGAAGTTCAATGA
- a CDS encoding efflux RND transporter permease subunit, with protein MKLTEVSVKRPVATFLLTLTVVVLGLFSIPKIPVSFWPEFVAPVVVVLVPYPGVGPEEIEEQIAKPLEEELSTLDDLDELETVCQNGMLRIMVRFDWGVDFDQAKLDVQDKTNKARSKFPREALEPKILQVQDFILPGIQLGFYSEKRSLDEVREFVDKKIKNQILRLPDVATATLFGGFDRNVEIRVDPQKLNFYELSLPQVAAAIARENRDVTAGKIKSDFNEQIVKLSGKFTDLDQIKKLIVANKFGRPVYLQDIAQVKFTRKERLVVSRLNGKEIVGLSVREKSGGNTVAMVKQVRRLMEELKPVFPADINVKVIEDQSIFINNAVRNVVRNALIGSVLAAIVIFLFLGSLRNTLIIALSIPLSVIATFLLIKWFGLSINIISLGGLALGVGMIVDSSVVVLENIFRHLQKNGRQNRLQTVVNATQEVGMAITSSTLTSIVVFLPLAFLVGLAAVLLGELALTVVFALTLAIIVALTVVPLLSYRLMRVDQKMSGVRKLSAWWQKAIEKLTQSYRKGIAFSLRHRVFTLLLAGIILAASLAVIFPRLDVVLLPVINQGQFEVQMELPVGTKLEKTIEVTTKIEKKILQMPEVEKTFTVIGQAVRIGETKSNSAKITVDVKSGFLEQIDRVMNEIRSYCQTIPALKTKVKQIDATAGMQTQPINVRINGDNLQTLKTLGDSALTRIKRIPGVVNITSSLQEGVPEYRLTIDRLKATELGISFTEAANALRSAVLGNPISRFSAYGQEYDIVLKLQESALQDINTVLQLPLVTRDGRVIPLGRLVKVETDRGPGEIKHFDQQRVVQILADIQGRSRREVNAEVHKILAELPLPAGYFITYGGMSRGIKDSFISLGNALLIAIFLVYVVMGSQFNSFIHPFTIALSIPLAIVGVLAGLWVFNASISTNAFLGSIMLVGIVVNNGILLLDYIGQLRARGLTKNEAIIEGGATRLRPILITSLTTIFGMLPIALGLGEGGEALKPLGAVVVGGLSTSTFLTLFIIPVVYSLLDRFKKKQELN; from the coding sequence ATGAAACTGACAGAAGTTTCCGTTAAAAGACCGGTGGCAACGTTTTTATTAACCCTTACTGTTGTGGTGCTCGGGTTGTTTTCCATCCCCAAAATTCCGGTCTCTTTCTGGCCGGAGTTTGTGGCGCCTGTGGTGGTGGTGCTGGTGCCCTATCCGGGCGTTGGGCCGGAAGAAATTGAGGAACAAATTGCCAAACCGCTGGAAGAAGAACTGAGCACGCTTGATGATCTGGATGAACTGGAGACCGTTTGCCAGAACGGCATGTTAAGGATTATGGTACGTTTTGATTGGGGCGTGGATTTTGATCAGGCCAAACTGGACGTGCAGGACAAAACCAACAAGGCGCGTAGTAAATTTCCGCGCGAAGCGCTGGAGCCAAAAATTTTACAGGTTCAGGATTTTATTCTGCCGGGCATCCAGTTAGGGTTTTATTCGGAGAAGCGATCGCTTGACGAGGTGCGGGAGTTTGTAGATAAAAAGATAAAGAATCAGATTTTACGATTGCCCGATGTGGCCACGGCCACCCTGTTTGGCGGTTTCGATCGCAATGTGGAAATCAGAGTCGATCCGCAAAAACTTAACTTTTACGAGCTCTCTTTGCCGCAGGTGGCGGCGGCCATTGCCAGGGAAAATCGCGATGTAACAGCCGGTAAAATAAAGAGCGATTTTAACGAGCAAATTGTTAAGCTCTCTGGTAAGTTTACCGATCTCGATCAGATTAAAAAATTAATTGTAGCCAACAAATTCGGAAGGCCTGTTTACTTGCAGGATATTGCGCAGGTCAAATTTACGCGCAAGGAGCGGCTGGTAGTTTCCAGGTTGAACGGTAAAGAAATTGTGGGATTGAGCGTCAGAGAAAAAAGCGGCGGAAACACCGTGGCCATGGTAAAACAGGTGCGCCGGCTTATGGAGGAATTAAAACCGGTATTCCCCGCAGATATCAATGTAAAAGTAATAGAAGACCAATCCATTTTTATTAATAACGCCGTGCGCAATGTGGTGCGCAATGCCTTAATCGGTTCTGTTCTGGCGGCCATCGTCATTTTTCTCTTTTTGGGAAGTTTGCGCAATACATTAATCATTGCCCTTTCCATCCCGCTTTCTGTGATTGCTACGTTTTTATTGATTAAGTGGTTTGGCCTGTCCATCAACATTATTTCGCTTGGCGGCCTTGCCCTGGGCGTGGGAATGATTGTGGATTCGTCGGTGGTGGTGCTGGAAAATATCTTCAGGCATTTGCAAAAGAACGGCCGGCAAAATCGCCTGCAAACGGTGGTTAACGCCACACAAGAAGTGGGCATGGCCATTACCTCTTCTACATTAACTTCCATTGTCGTCTTTTTACCCCTGGCCTTTCTGGTAGGCCTGGCGGCTGTTTTGCTGGGCGAGCTGGCTTTAACAGTGGTCTTTGCGCTGACATTGGCTATTATCGTGGCTTTGACGGTAGTTCCCTTGCTCAGCTACCGCTTAATGCGCGTCGATCAAAAGATGAGCGGAGTGCGCAAACTTTCGGCCTGGTGGCAAAAGGCCATCGAAAAGTTGACGCAATCTTATCGAAAGGGCATCGCCTTTAGTTTAAGACACCGCGTATTTACGCTGTTATTGGCCGGAATCATTTTAGCGGCCTCGCTGGCGGTCATATTTCCGCGGCTCGATGTAGTGTTGCTGCCCGTGATTAACCAGGGACAATTCGAAGTTCAAATGGAACTGCCGGTGGGAACAAAGCTGGAAAAAACCATAGAGGTTACCACTAAAATCGAAAAGAAAATTCTGCAAATGCCGGAGGTCGAAAAAACTTTTACGGTAATAGGTCAGGCCGTGCGCATTGGCGAAACAAAAAGCAATTCGGCCAAAATAACGGTTGATGTCAAATCCGGTTTTTTAGAGCAGATTGATCGTGTGATGAATGAAATCCGATCCTACTGCCAGACCATTCCGGCGCTTAAAACCAAGGTCAAGCAAATTGACGCCACGGCCGGCATGCAAACGCAGCCAATTAATGTGCGCATTAACGGAGATAATCTACAAACGCTTAAAACGCTGGGCGATAGCGCTCTGACGCGCATCAAAAGAATTCCCGGCGTGGTTAATATTACCAGCTCCTTGCAAGAAGGCGTGCCGGAATACCGTTTGACCATTGATCGTTTAAAAGCAACCGAACTGGGCATCTCGTTTACAGAGGCGGCAAACGCCCTGCGTTCGGCGGTGCTGGGCAATCCGATTTCGCGCTTCAGCGCTTACGGCCAAGAATACGACATCGTGCTCAAACTGCAGGAGTCGGCCTTGCAAGATATTAATACCGTTCTGCAGCTTCCGCTGGTAACGCGAGACGGCAGAGTCATTCCTCTGGGTCGCCTGGTAAAGGTGGAAACAGACCGCGGTCCCGGGGAGATCAAACATTTCGATCAGCAGCGTGTGGTGCAGATTCTGGCCGATATTCAGGGACGATCCCGCAGAGAAGTAAATGCCGAAGTCCACAAGATTCTGGCTGAACTGCCTTTGCCAGCCGGTTATTTTATTACCTACGGCGGCATGTCGCGCGGTATTAAAGATTCCTTTATCAGTCTTGGCAATGCCCTGCTGATTGCCATCTTTCTGGTTTACGTGGTGATGGGTTCCCAGTTTAACTCCTTCATTCATCCCTTTACCATTGCTCTGAGCATCCCGCTGGCTATTGTTGGTGTGCTGGCCGGATTATGGGTTTTTAACGCATCCATTAGCACCAATGCTTTTTTGGGAAGCATTATGCTGGTGGGAATTGTTGTAAATAATGGTATTTTATTGTTAGATTACATCGGCCAGTTGAGGGCGCGCGGCCTGACAAAAAACGAGGCGATCATCGAGGGCGGGGCCACGCGTTTACGTCCTATTTTGATCACCTCGCTGACCACCATTTTCGGCATGCTGCCCATTGCTCTTGGTCTGGGCGAAGGCGGCGAGGCCTTAAAACCGCTTGGGGCAGTGGTGGTAGGCGGTTTGTCCACCTCAACCTTTTTAACATTATTCATTATTCCGGTGGTCTATTCATTGTTAGACCGCTTTAAAAAGAAACAGGAGCTTAATTAA